From a region of the Mycobacteroides saopaulense genome:
- a CDS encoding NAD-glutamate dehydrogenase — MREALLRALLRLAAQRQPHAISMAVYRNGDDAGLGTALQLVTDYTPLLTESITVLLRRLGVAIVDLMDPVFTVERSADGALLSAAPLDNPHSDSAVGAECWIHLQLPPSIDAERLAFIETQLPHTLEDGSHVAADTEAMRDAVIELAVDLDASAGTARFSAAELTEVANLLRWLVDGNFTVLGYQRCTVENGRATVDESSRLGLLKRREEVLPQLTHNDDLLVLAQATTPTYLRYAIYPNIVVIRQDDGSGPAVEHRLVGVFTVAAMNADVMSIPVVSDRVHQVLARSDASQDSLAGHMLIDIMQNLPRAELFAAGVDQLQNLVTAVRNIGAHPGTLLFLRADELGNFVTALVYLPRDRYTTTVRLAMQDTLVRELGGTGIDYTARVSESPWALVHFTVRMPEDNQSTSVDTSEENRVRIQGLLTQTTRTWSDRLVSAVRPDSPIDRACAERYSVILPEVFKTNVPPAEAIADIARIEGLQKDSIDLAYDAEELGTGVLSMYLGGRSASLSQVLPVLHSMGVDVLEERPYHFTRPDGLAVSLYAFRIVVHPAIARTFDADGTERRAELLTDAIDDVWHGRVETDRFNELVLRAGLTAGQITILRGYAKYLRQAGFPYSQAHIETVLADNSQTARDFVELFEARFDPAITDDTLAEAKAAHVLAEIDKVVSLDTDRVLRAFFGLIQATLRTNYFVKKEDSARAKGVLSFKLNPREITELPEPRPRFEIFVYSPRVEGVHLRFGPVARGGLRWSDRREDFRTEILGLVKAQAVKNAVIVPVGAKGGFVVKNPPVATGDAAADRDAFRAEGVECYRRFISGLLDITDNRDRTTNEVVPPEGVRRRDGDDPYLVVAADKGTATFSDIANDVALSYGFWLGDAFASGGSVGYDHKAMGITARGAWESVKRHFLEMGIDTQTQDFTVAGVGDMSGDVFGNGMLLSQHIKLVAAFDHRDIFLDPNPDPASSWAERKRMFALERSSWADYNPALISAGGGVYSKEQKSIPISPEVRDALGIDSDVAEMTPPQLVRAILLAPVDLFFNGGIGTYIKAESESQADVGDKANDAVRVNGNQVRARVIGEGGNLGLTSRGRIEFELNGGRVNTDALDNSAGVDCSDHEVNIKILIDSLVSAGKIAASERTALLESMTDDVATLVLADNESQNNLMGTSRANAASLLSVHARQIGYLVAERGLDRELEALPSEKEIDRRVALGIGLTSPELATLMAHVKLGLKDDLLASDAPDQEVTLRRMVHYFPDVLRERFDAEIRQHPLRKEIYATMLVNSVVDCGGITYVYRLFEDAGTGSVDGLKTYVAVEAIFGLRSLWDRIRHADVPVAVSDRLTLDMRRLLDRASRWLISYRPQPLAVGAEINRFAQGIAELSPKLTTWLRGHDLEIVTKQTEDLVALGVPFDLASDVASCLYGFSLLDIIDIADIADRDGAEVADLYFTLMDDLRVDDLLTAVSQLERNDRWHSLARLAIRDDIYSSLRALTMDVLSVGEPDETGEQKIAEWEFTNASRLERARGTLAEIFASGEPDLATLSVAARQIRGMIRSSITGPA; from the coding sequence GTGCGGGAAGCACTCTTGCGCGCACTCCTGCGACTGGCGGCACAACGCCAACCGCACGCGATATCGATGGCGGTCTACCGCAATGGCGACGACGCCGGACTGGGCACCGCGCTGCAATTGGTGACCGACTACACGCCGTTGCTGACCGAGTCGATCACCGTGCTTCTGCGCCGGCTGGGTGTGGCGATCGTCGACCTCATGGACCCGGTTTTCACCGTCGAGCGTTCGGCCGACGGCGCGCTGCTCTCCGCGGCCCCGCTGGACAACCCACACAGTGACAGCGCCGTCGGCGCCGAGTGCTGGATCCACTTGCAACTGCCGCCGTCCATTGATGCCGAGCGCCTGGCCTTCATCGAAACTCAGCTGCCGCACACCCTGGAAGACGGCAGCCATGTCGCCGCCGACACCGAGGCGATGCGCGATGCGGTCATCGAGTTGGCCGTCGATCTGGATGCTTCCGCGGGCACCGCCAGGTTCTCTGCCGCGGAGCTGACCGAGGTCGCCAACTTGCTGCGCTGGCTGGTCGACGGGAACTTCACGGTGCTGGGCTACCAGCGCTGCACGGTGGAGAACGGACGAGCGACGGTGGACGAGTCGAGCAGGCTGGGCCTGCTCAAGCGCCGTGAAGAAGTGCTCCCGCAGCTCACCCACAACGACGATCTGCTGGTGCTGGCGCAGGCCACCACACCTACCTACCTGCGGTACGCCATCTACCCGAACATCGTGGTGATACGGCAGGACGACGGCAGCGGGCCCGCCGTCGAACACCGCCTCGTCGGAGTGTTCACCGTCGCCGCGATGAACGCGGACGTGATGAGCATCCCGGTGGTTTCCGACCGGGTGCATCAAGTGTTGGCGCGTTCGGACGCCAGCCAGGACTCGCTGGCCGGGCACATGCTGATCGACATCATGCAGAACCTGCCCCGCGCCGAGCTGTTTGCGGCGGGGGTTGACCAGCTCCAGAATCTCGTCACCGCGGTGCGGAACATCGGGGCCCACCCGGGCACTCTGTTGTTCCTGCGCGCCGACGAATTGGGGAACTTCGTGACGGCCCTGGTGTACCTGCCCCGCGACCGTTACACCACCACGGTGCGGCTGGCCATGCAGGACACCCTGGTGCGCGAGCTTGGTGGCACGGGCATCGACTACACCGCACGTGTCAGCGAATCACCCTGGGCACTGGTTCATTTCACGGTCCGTATGCCGGAGGACAACCAGTCCACCAGCGTGGACACCTCGGAAGAGAACCGGGTCCGCATCCAGGGGCTGCTCACCCAGACCACCCGCACCTGGAGCGATCGGCTGGTCAGCGCGGTGCGACCTGATTCCCCGATCGATCGGGCCTGCGCGGAGCGGTATTCGGTCATCCTGCCCGAAGTCTTCAAGACAAACGTTCCGCCCGCCGAGGCCATCGCCGACATCGCCAGAATCGAAGGGCTGCAGAAGGATTCCATCGACCTGGCCTATGACGCCGAGGAGCTGGGCACCGGAGTGCTCAGCATGTATCTGGGCGGACGTTCGGCGTCCCTGAGCCAGGTGCTGCCCGTGCTGCACAGCATGGGTGTCGACGTGCTGGAGGAACGTCCGTATCACTTCACCCGGCCCGACGGCCTGGCGGTGTCGTTGTACGCCTTCCGCATCGTGGTGCATCCGGCGATTGCCCGCACTTTCGACGCGGACGGCACCGAGCGCCGCGCCGAGTTGCTCACCGATGCCATTGACGACGTCTGGCATGGCCGCGTGGAAACCGACAGGTTCAACGAGTTGGTGCTGCGCGCCGGTCTTACCGCCGGCCAGATCACCATCTTGCGCGGATACGCCAAGTACCTGCGGCAGGCGGGTTTCCCGTACAGCCAGGCGCACATCGAGACGGTGCTGGCCGACAACTCCCAGACCGCACGCGATTTCGTGGAGCTGTTCGAGGCGCGGTTCGATCCGGCCATCACCGACGACACGCTGGCCGAAGCCAAGGCCGCGCACGTGTTGGCAGAGATCGACAAGGTGGTCAGCCTCGACACCGACAGGGTGCTGCGCGCGTTCTTCGGGCTGATCCAGGCCACGCTGCGCACCAACTACTTTGTGAAAAAAGAGGACTCGGCGCGCGCCAAGGGAGTGCTGTCCTTCAAGCTCAACCCGCGCGAGATCACCGAGCTGCCCGAGCCCCGGCCGCGCTTTGAGATCTTCGTGTACTCCCCGCGGGTGGAAGGCGTGCACCTGAGGTTTGGTCCGGTGGCACGTGGTGGCCTGCGCTGGTCCGACCGTCGCGAAGACTTCCGCACCGAGATCCTGGGACTGGTGAAGGCGCAGGCCGTGAAGAACGCGGTCATCGTTCCCGTCGGCGCCAAGGGCGGCTTCGTCGTGAAGAATCCGCCGGTGGCCACCGGCGACGCTGCCGCCGACCGCGACGCGTTCCGCGCCGAGGGCGTGGAGTGCTACCGGCGCTTCATCAGCGGTCTGCTCGACATCACCGACAACCGGGACCGCACCACCAACGAGGTCGTGCCCCCCGAGGGGGTGCGCCGCCGCGACGGCGACGACCCCTACCTCGTTGTCGCCGCGGATAAGGGCACCGCGACCTTCTCCGATATCGCCAACGATGTCGCGTTGTCGTATGGATTCTGGCTCGGCGACGCGTTCGCCTCGGGCGGCTCCGTCGGCTATGACCACAAGGCGATGGGCATTACCGCCCGCGGCGCTTGGGAGAGCGTCAAGCGTCACTTCTTGGAAATGGGAATCGACACCCAGACACAGGATTTCACCGTTGCCGGGGTCGGCGACATGAGCGGCGACGTCTTCGGCAACGGCATGCTGCTGTCCCAGCACATCAAGCTGGTGGCCGCGTTCGATCACCGGGACATCTTCTTGGACCCCAACCCCGATCCGGCTTCCTCCTGGGCGGAGCGCAAGCGGATGTTCGCCCTGGAACGCTCCAGCTGGGCCGACTACAACCCCGCGCTCATCAGTGCCGGCGGCGGTGTCTACAGCAAGGAACAAAAGTCGATACCGATCAGTCCCGAGGTGCGTGACGCACTCGGAATCGACAGCGACGTAGCAGAGATGACGCCGCCACAGCTCGTGCGTGCCATCCTGCTCGCGCCGGTCGACCTGTTCTTCAACGGCGGCATCGGCACCTACATCAAGGCCGAGAGCGAATCGCAGGCCGATGTGGGAGACAAGGCCAACGACGCCGTCCGTGTCAACGGAAACCAGGTGCGCGCCAGGGTGATCGGGGAGGGCGGCAACCTGGGCCTGACGTCACGGGGACGCATCGAGTTCGAGCTCAACGGCGGTCGCGTCAACACCGACGCCCTGGACAACTCCGCCGGTGTGGACTGCTCGGACCACGAGGTCAACATCAAGATCCTGATCGACTCGCTGGTCAGCGCAGGCAAGATCGCAGCCTCCGAACGGACAGCCCTGCTGGAATCGATGACCGACGATGTCGCCACGCTCGTGCTGGCCGACAACGAATCTCAGAACAACCTCATGGGCACCAGCCGTGCCAATGCGGCCTCGCTGCTCAGTGTGCATGCGCGGCAAATCGGCTACCTGGTCGCCGAGCGCGGGCTCGATCGCGAGCTGGAGGCGCTGCCGTCGGAAAAGGAGATCGATCGCCGCGTCGCACTCGGGATCGGTTTGACCTCACCGGAACTGGCGACGCTCATGGCGCACGTCAAGCTGGGGCTCAAAGATGATCTGCTGGCCAGCGATGCCCCGGATCAAGAGGTCACGCTGCGACGTATGGTGCACTATTTTCCGGACGTGCTGCGTGAGCGCTTCGACGCAGAGATCCGGCAGCATCCGCTGCGCAAAGAGATCTATGCCACCATGCTGGTCAACTCGGTGGTCGATTGCGGTGGAATCACCTACGTGTACCGGCTTTTCGAGGATGCCGGGACAGGTTCGGTGGACGGTCTCAAGACCTATGTGGCCGTTGAAGCGATCTTCGGGCTGCGCTCGCTGTGGGACCGCATCCGCCATGCCGATGTGCCCGTGGCGGTTTCGGACCGGCTGACGCTGGACATGCGCCGTCTGCTCGATCGCGCATCGCGGTGGCTCATCAGCTACCGGCCGCAGCCGCTGGCGGTGGGCGCCGAGATCAACCGCTTTGCCCAGGGCATTGCCGAGCTGAGCCCGAAGCTCACCACCTGGCTGCGCGGTCACGATCTGGAGATTGTCACCAAGCAGACCGAAGACTTGGTGGCACTGGGTGTTCCGTTCGATCTCGCCAGTGACGTGGCCAGCTGCCTCTATGGTTTCAGCCTGCTGGACATCATCGATATCGCCGATATCGCCGATCGTGACGGCGCCGAGGTCGCGGATCTGTACTTCACCCTGATGGACGACCTGCGGGTGGATGATCTGCTGACCGCCGTCTCGCAGCTGGAACGCAACGATCGGTGGCATAGCCTGGCCCGGTTGGCGATCCGCGATGACATCTACTCCTCGCTGCGGGCGCTCACCATGGACGTGCTGTCGGTGGGCGAACCGGACGAGACCGGTGAACAGAAGATCGCCGAGTGGGAGTTCACCAACGCCTCGCGTCTGGAGCGGGCCCGCGGCACCCTGGCGGAGATCTTCGCCTCGGGCGAGCCGGACCTGGCGACGTTGTCGGTGGCAGCACGCCAGATCAGAGGGATGATCAGGAGCAGCATCACCGGTCCTGCATGA